The following are encoded in a window of Urocitellus parryii isolate mUroPar1 chromosome 7, mUroPar1.hap1, whole genome shotgun sequence genomic DNA:
- the Mmd gene encoding monocyte to macrophage differentiation factor isoform X3, translating to MRFKNRFQRFMNHPAPANGRYKPTCYEHAANCYTHAFLIVPAIVGSALLHRLSDDCWEKITAWIYGMGLCALFIVSTVFHIVSWKKSHLRLNLRELGPLASHMRWFIWLMAAGGTIYVFLYHEKYKVVELFFYLTMGFSPALVVTSMNNTEGLQELAYGGLIYCLGVVFFKSDGIIPFAHAIWHLFVATAAAVHYYAIWKYLYRSPTDFIRHL from the exons TTTCATGAACCATCCAGCTCCAGCCAATGGCCGCTACAAACCAACTTGCTATGAACATGCTGCTAACTGTTACACACATGCA TTCCTCATTGTTCCGGCCATTGTGGGCAGTGCCCTCCTCCATCGGCTGTCTGATGACTGCTGGGAAAAGATAACAGCATGGATTTATGGAATGGGCCTTTGTGCCCTCTTCATCGTTTCCACAGTATTTCACATTGTATCATGGAAAAAGAGTCACTTAAG GTTAAATCTCCGTGAACTTGGACCCCTGGCATCTCATATGCGTTGGTTTATCTGGCTCATGGCAGCTGGAGGAACCATTTATGTATTTCTCTACCATgaaaa gTATAAAGTGGTTGAGCTCTTCTTCTATCTCACAATGGGATTTTCTCCTGCCTTGGTGGTGACGTCAATG AATAACACCGAAGGACTTCAGGAACTTGCCTATGGGGGCTTAATTTATTGCTTGGGAGTTGTGTTCTTCAAGAGTGATGGCATCATTCCCTTTGCCCACGCCATCTGGCACCTCTTTGTGGCCACAGCAGCTGCCGTGCACTACTACGCCATTTGGAAATACTTATACCGAAGTCCTACAGACTTTATTCGACATTTATGA
- the Mmd gene encoding monocyte to macrophage differentiation factor isoform X1, giving the protein MRFKNRFQRFMNHPAPANGRYKPTCYEHAANCYTHAFLIVPAIVGSALLHRLSDDCWEKITAWIYGMGLCALFIVSTVFHIVSWKKSHLRTVEHCFHMCDRMVIYFFIAASYAPWLNLRELGPLASHMRWFIWLMAAGGTIYVFLYHEKYKVVELFFYLTMGFSPALVVTSMNNTEGLQELAYGGLIYCLGVVFFKSDGIIPFAHAIWHLFVATAAAVHYYAIWKYLYRSPTDFIRHL; this is encoded by the exons TTTCATGAACCATCCAGCTCCAGCCAATGGCCGCTACAAACCAACTTGCTATGAACATGCTGCTAACTGTTACACACATGCA TTCCTCATTGTTCCGGCCATTGTGGGCAGTGCCCTCCTCCATCGGCTGTCTGATGACTGCTGGGAAAAGATAACAGCATGGATTTATGGAATGGGCCTTTGTGCCCTCTTCATCGTTTCCACAGTATTTCACATTGTATCATGGAAAAAGAGTCACTTAAG GACAGTGGAGCATTGTTTTCACATGTGTGATAGAATggtaatttatttcttcattgcaGCATCTTATGCTCCATG GTTAAATCTCCGTGAACTTGGACCCCTGGCATCTCATATGCGTTGGTTTATCTGGCTCATGGCAGCTGGAGGAACCATTTATGTATTTCTCTACCATgaaaa gTATAAAGTGGTTGAGCTCTTCTTCTATCTCACAATGGGATTTTCTCCTGCCTTGGTGGTGACGTCAATG AATAACACCGAAGGACTTCAGGAACTTGCCTATGGGGGCTTAATTTATTGCTTGGGAGTTGTGTTCTTCAAGAGTGATGGCATCATTCCCTTTGCCCACGCCATCTGGCACCTCTTTGTGGCCACAGCAGCTGCCGTGCACTACTACGCCATTTGGAAATACTTATACCGAAGTCCTACAGACTTTATTCGACATTTATGA
- the Mmd gene encoding monocyte to macrophage differentiation factor isoform X2, which produces MNHPAPANGRYKPTCYEHAANCYTHAFLIVPAIVGSALLHRLSDDCWEKITAWIYGMGLCALFIVSTVFHIVSWKKSHLRTVEHCFHMCDRMVIYFFIAASYAPWLNLRELGPLASHMRWFIWLMAAGGTIYVFLYHEKYKVVELFFYLTMGFSPALVVTSMNNTEGLQELAYGGLIYCLGVVFFKSDGIIPFAHAIWHLFVATAAAVHYYAIWKYLYRSPTDFIRHL; this is translated from the exons ATGAACCATCCAGCTCCAGCCAATGGCCGCTACAAACCAACTTGCTATGAACATGCTGCTAACTGTTACACACATGCA TTCCTCATTGTTCCGGCCATTGTGGGCAGTGCCCTCCTCCATCGGCTGTCTGATGACTGCTGGGAAAAGATAACAGCATGGATTTATGGAATGGGCCTTTGTGCCCTCTTCATCGTTTCCACAGTATTTCACATTGTATCATGGAAAAAGAGTCACTTAAG GACAGTGGAGCATTGTTTTCACATGTGTGATAGAATggtaatttatttcttcattgcaGCATCTTATGCTCCATG GTTAAATCTCCGTGAACTTGGACCCCTGGCATCTCATATGCGTTGGTTTATCTGGCTCATGGCAGCTGGAGGAACCATTTATGTATTTCTCTACCATgaaaa gTATAAAGTGGTTGAGCTCTTCTTCTATCTCACAATGGGATTTTCTCCTGCCTTGGTGGTGACGTCAATG AATAACACCGAAGGACTTCAGGAACTTGCCTATGGGGGCTTAATTTATTGCTTGGGAGTTGTGTTCTTCAAGAGTGATGGCATCATTCCCTTTGCCCACGCCATCTGGCACCTCTTTGTGGCCACAGCAGCTGCCGTGCACTACTACGCCATTTGGAAATACTTATACCGAAGTCCTACAGACTTTATTCGACATTTATGA